GCTAGAGCACTCCTTTATATGTCTCTTAAATATAACGGCGTCAGGGGCGACTGGACATTTAACCACCTGAACAGCGTAACACTTCCGAATTCCGGGGAAGCTCCGGAGGACCTGAATACACTCCTCGAATGGAACCGGCAGGATCCCCCCGATAAATGGGAAGTGGAAAGAAATAACTATGTCCAGAGCATTCAGCTGAACAGAAATCCTTTTGTAGACCACCCTGAATATGTTAATTATATTAATTTTAACGACCTCACAGCTCTTAACCCAACATTTGCTGCTGAACCCGAAAACTATCCCTCAGCCATTACAGCAAATGCAAAGGATAGCTCCATAACACTCAAATGGATAAAACCTGCAGATGGAGCTCAGGCACCTTCAGGCTACCTTGTGCAGGTCTTTGAAAAAGATAATTATTTTATCCCGATGGATGGGGCAGTCTATACCGACGACAGTAATATCTTGGACGGCTGGGGAGTGTTTAACGTCCCGGCCTCCGCTGGCGATTCAATCCAGATATGCAAACTCAAAACAGGAACCACCTATTATTTTACGGTGTATTCATATAACGGCACAGGAAACCAGATAAATTATAAGATTGGCGGTACAGTCCCCAAAATTAATGCTAGAACTGCCGGTGCCTCGGCAACAGCAGTCTATTTTACTTCTGAAAAAGCCACCGTTAACGAAGGCGGCACATATCAGCTCAGTGTTTCTATTTCTGATCCAAGCCCCGTTAACCCAACTACTGTTGAAGTGGCGGTTTCTTCAGGCAGCGCTGCTTATATAGGAGGCTTTAAAACTCAAACTGTTACATTCCCGGCTAACAGCAGTGCCCCTCAGATAATAACCTTAAATCTGACAGACGATAATGTGGTCTTAGGGACACAAACTGTTGCACTGAAACTCCAGAACGTTCAGGGCGGAAATTTCACTTCAATTAAACTCCCGTCCACTTTTACATTATCAATTCTGGATAACGACGGCTCACAGCAGGGAGGCGGGTTTGAGGACTTTGCAAATTTCCCAACGTCCACCAGCTCGGGTTACACTTCTGGCTCTTTTAAGGGAAAGGATGGCTCTCAATGGTCATATGTTGGCTGTTATCAAAATCCAACTGCCCCCCTTCTCACTCCTCCTTTTCCTGTATTTCAGAGGGGGTCAAAGGTGATCTCAAGTGTAACCTCCGGCATTATTCAGGGCGGATGTGGAGTACTGAATTTTAAGTATATGCAGCCCTTTTCAACAAATGTTTATCTTGGTGTCTATGTTAATGATCAGCTTGTGGGTACTGTTACCACAAACAATCAGATGTCAGTTGAAGCTGCCTCAGGTCCTATTACTGTTAACGTTGCAGGACCTTTTACATTAAAATTCCAGCAGATCGATGCATCCTCGGGCCAGGCGTCCATCGATGACGTGCAGTGGACGGGGTATGGAACAAGCGATGTCAATGATTCAAAAACCACAATTCCTCAAACAATGTATCTTGAGCAGAGCTACCCGAATCCCTGTAATCCCGAGGCCGTAATAAGCTACGGATTAAATGAAAACTCTCACGTATCG
The Ignavibacteria bacterium DNA segment above includes these coding regions:
- a CDS encoding T9SS type A sorting domain-containing protein, with translation MKKTFTTRLLLFFVLLSSSLFAQAGTYYDKISTSSSTFIQDLQNCIRNPYQKWTYDDYKTTMIPYVSRDTSNGRKVITCVYSGENYVYTPPFAWIPYSREHTWCHSWMPAYLNNKDDSGPEYSDQHHLFPANQDKANGIRSNHPLGNVTNATYQYLEGKLGTNANSQGKEIWEPRASHKGDAARALLYMSLKYNGVRGDWTFNHLNSVTLPNSGEAPEDLNTLLEWNRQDPPDKWEVERNNYVQSIQLNRNPFVDHPEYVNYINFNDLTALNPTFAAEPENYPSAITANAKDSSITLKWIKPADGAQAPSGYLVQVFEKDNYFIPMDGAVYTDDSNILDGWGVFNVPASAGDSIQICKLKTGTTYYFTVYSYNGTGNQINYKIGGTVPKINARTAGASATAVYFTSEKATVNEGGTYQLSVSISDPSPVNPTTVEVAVSSGSAAYIGGFKTQTVTFPANSSAPQIITLNLTDDNVVLGTQTVALKLQNVQGGNFTSIKLPSTFTLSILDNDGSQQGGGFEDFANFPTSTSSGYTSGSFKGKDGSQWSYVGCYQNPTAPLLTPPFPVFQRGSKVISSVTSGIIQGGCGVLNFKYMQPFSTNVYLGVYVNDQLVGTVTTNNQMSVEAASGPITVNVAGPFTLKFQQIDASSGQASIDDVQWTGYGTSDVNDSKTTIPQTMYLEQSYPNPCNPEAVISYGLNENSHVSLKVYNTIGVEVASLVNGYQTAGTHTVKFNGSSLPSGIYLYRLEAGKYTFTRKLVLLK